In the Elioraea tepida genome, one interval contains:
- the pstA gene encoding phosphate ABC transporter permease PstA, translated as MAMDAIVTTARTQAAARAAVAEARKATAGATRPIDLQNQGEPSLWLLGGALALGIVMILAFLVLVFWNGIVTFWPRPIEVVRLADGTMVAGEPTRSQVFRPGPEVLDTLSPRQREIIAQAGGLAERTLLRTGNFDLYGDDFQWVPAYERAETRRPPEMMLAERQEWGVFVGTIRSFSRDGQTVTVTSPRDPALAEAHRAARERWAEIRRIERGEIGTVNHYLEKERLALRRVQLQNPEGGPVVEAAARRFAEREAELQRQYEALAARAQALRRAHEADLITFVEVNGREKTQPLGSVVRIVASNDLSLLGKLGVYLSRWAEFITDEPREANTEGGILPAIFGTVAMTLLLVIVVTPFGVITALYLREYARQGRLVSIVRISVNNLAGVPSIVYGVFGLGFFAYIVGGSIDQLFYPERLPSPTFGTGGLLWASLTLALLTVPVVIVATEEALAAVPRSMREGSLACGASKWQTIRNIVLPRAMPGIMTGIILAMARGAGEVAPLMLVGVVKLAPELPIDGFFPFIHLERSFMHLGFHIYDVGFQSRNSEAGKPMVFVTTLLLITLIFTMNLTAIVVRNRLKRRFAGAQF; from the coding sequence ATGGCGATGGATGCCATTGTCACGACGGCCCGAACGCAGGCGGCCGCCCGGGCGGCGGTCGCGGAAGCGCGCAAGGCAACAGCCGGAGCGACCCGCCCCATCGACCTTCAGAACCAGGGCGAACCCTCGCTCTGGTTGCTCGGCGGCGCGCTTGCCCTCGGCATCGTGATGATCCTCGCCTTCCTCGTGCTCGTCTTCTGGAACGGAATCGTGACGTTCTGGCCGAGGCCAATCGAGGTCGTTCGGCTCGCTGACGGAACCATGGTCGCGGGCGAACCGACCCGGAGCCAGGTGTTCCGCCCGGGGCCCGAGGTGCTCGACACCCTCTCGCCAAGGCAGCGCGAGATCATCGCCCAGGCGGGCGGTCTTGCGGAGCGGACGCTTCTGCGCACCGGCAATTTCGACCTCTATGGCGACGACTTCCAGTGGGTGCCGGCCTACGAGCGCGCCGAGACGAGACGTCCGCCCGAGATGATGCTCGCCGAGCGGCAGGAGTGGGGCGTCTTCGTCGGGACGATCCGCTCCTTCAGCCGCGATGGCCAGACCGTGACCGTCACCTCACCGCGCGACCCGGCGCTCGCGGAGGCGCATCGCGCTGCACGCGAGCGCTGGGCCGAGATCAGGCGGATCGAGCGCGGCGAGATCGGCACGGTGAACCACTATCTCGAGAAGGAGCGCCTCGCGCTTCGTCGGGTCCAGCTCCAGAACCCAGAGGGCGGGCCGGTGGTCGAGGCGGCGGCGCGTCGCTTCGCCGAGCGTGAGGCGGAGCTGCAGCGGCAGTACGAGGCGCTCGCCGCCCGAGCGCAGGCGCTGCGGCGCGCGCACGAGGCGGACCTGATCACCTTCGTCGAGGTGAACGGGCGGGAGAAGACGCAGCCCCTTGGCTCGGTCGTTCGCATCGTCGCCTCGAACGACCTGTCGCTTCTCGGCAAGCTCGGCGTCTATCTCTCTCGCTGGGCGGAGTTCATCACCGACGAGCCGCGCGAGGCGAATACCGAGGGCGGGATCCTGCCCGCGATCTTCGGCACGGTGGCGATGACGCTCCTGCTCGTGATCGTCGTCACGCCGTTCGGCGTGATCACCGCCCTCTATCTGCGCGAATACGCGCGCCAGGGCCGGCTCGTCTCGATCGTGCGGATCTCGGTGAACAACCTCGCCGGCGTGCCCTCGATCGTCTATGGCGTATTCGGCCTCGGCTTCTTCGCCTACATCGTCGGCGGCTCGATCGACCAGCTCTTCTATCCCGAGCGCCTGCCGAGCCCGACCTTCGGTACGGGCGGCCTGCTCTGGGCGTCGCTAACGCTCGCCCTGCTCACCGTGCCTGTGGTGATCGTCGCGACCGAGGAGGCGCTCGCCGCCGTGCCGCGAAGCATGCGCGAGGGCAGCCTCGCCTGCGGCGCCTCGAAATGGCAGACGATCCGCAACATCGTGCTTCCCCGCGCGATGCCGGGGATCATGACCGGGATCATCCTTGCGATGGCGCGCGGGGCGGGCGAGGTGGCGCCGCTGATGCTGGTTGGCGTCGTGAAGCTCGCGCCGGAACTCCCGATCGACGGGTTCTTCCCGTTCATCCATCTCGAGCGCAGCTTCATGCATCTCGGGTTCCACATCTACGATGTCGGGTTCCAGAGCCGGAACAGCGAGGCCGGCAAGCCGATGGTGTTTGTCACCACGCTGCTTCTGATCACGCTCATCTTCACGATGAACCTCACCGCGATCGTTGTGCGAAACCGGCTCAAGCGCCGGTTCGCCGGGGCGCAGTTCTGA
- the pstB gene encoding phosphate ABC transporter ATP-binding protein PstB encodes MPDAEVMERPQGETFPQTVYHLKTAGGPPAVEIKNFNLWYGGTAQALFDITMSIEKGLVTALIGPSGCGKSTLLRCLNRMNDLIDGIRIEGRISIEGSDIYAPGADVIAIRKRMGMVFQKPNPFPMSIYENVAYPLRVDGIRDKALIDATVEQSLRGAALWEEVKDRLNESALGLSGGQQQRLCIARAIAGSPEVLLMDEPCSALDPIATAKIEELIDELRGQFTIVIVTHNMQQAGRVSDNTAFMYLGRLIEYGETATVFTRPLAQRTQDYITGRFG; translated from the coding sequence ATGCCAGACGCCGAGGTGATGGAACGGCCGCAGGGCGAGACCTTCCCCCAGACCGTGTACCATCTCAAGACGGCTGGGGGTCCACCCGCGGTCGAGATCAAGAACTTCAATCTGTGGTATGGCGGAACGGCTCAGGCGCTGTTCGACATCACCATGTCGATCGAGAAGGGCCTCGTCACCGCGCTGATCGGCCCTTCCGGCTGCGGCAAGTCGACGCTTCTGCGCTGCCTCAACCGCATGAACGACCTGATCGACGGCATCCGCATCGAGGGGCGGATCTCGATCGAGGGGAGCGACATCTATGCTCCCGGGGCGGACGTGATCGCGATCCGCAAGCGGATGGGCATGGTGTTCCAGAAGCCAAACCCGTTCCCGATGTCGATCTACGAGAATGTCGCCTACCCGCTCCGGGTCGACGGGATCCGCGACAAGGCGCTGATCGACGCGACCGTCGAACAGAGCCTGCGCGGTGCTGCCCTGTGGGAGGAGGTGAAGGACAGGCTGAACGAGAGCGCGCTCGGCCTCTCCGGGGGGCAGCAGCAGCGCCTGTGCATCGCGCGTGCGATCGCCGGCAGCCCGGAGGTTCTGCTGATGGACGAGCCCTGTTCCGCTCTCGACCCGATCGCCACCGCCAAGATCGAGGAGCTGATCGACGAGCTCCGCGGCCAGTTCACCATCGTCATCGTCACCCACAACATGCAGCAGGCCGGGCGCGTCTCCGACAACACGGCCTTCATGTATCTCGGGCGGCTGATCGAGTACGGCGAGACCGCGACAGTGTTCACGCGGCCGCTTGCGCAGCGCACGCAGGACTACATCACCGGCCGCTTCGGCTGA